GAGACAAAAGAGTGTTATCAATCATTGAGTGAGAGGAAGACATTCAAGTTGTATCTCAAGAACACCTCTCTCCACCTTTTGAAGCCTGAGTGATATATCTTGTTTCACTTTCCCTTCTTCTTGTGAGATTATGCCATCACTCACCAATGTGTTCTCTTTGCTCGCCACCCAACTCCCCAGCTGCATCGGCTCTTTTATGCTCGATGTCTCGTAAGCTTTTGCTGCACTCACCAACGGTTGTATGTCTATCTCTGCCTCCCCCATGAAATCATCTGTCGTGAACGTATCCTTGTCGTACACTAGCTGCAAAAAGTTACACTTTACGATCTTGGTATAACTCGGAGTACTAGTGTTTATTAACCTAGTTGTCTAGCAGTTAAACAACAATCAGTTAAGAGTACTAAAATTATCAAGAGTTTGTTTTAACTCTTAAGTTCATGAGCTGAGTACAGAGCTCTCTGTTTTCAGTTTTAAGAGATTTCACatcttttcaatattttttaaaaactataaagacACAAACACTTACCACTTTGAGAGGAGGCATCTGCTCTGGTATGGAAAGCATCAAGGTCTCATTCCACACAGGATTCAAGTTGTTCTTTATCACTCTTGTTTTCACCGACTTCAACAACGTAAAGATACAGACCACAATTAGTTTCCCCATGAGTAGTCTAGTTCTAAATCACAGAAGTGTAGAGAGCTTGAAGAGAGTTTACTTGTTGGCCAAGAGAAAGGATAACATAAGGATCGCTGGTCATCACATCTCGAACCGCAAGATTTGTTCCTTTAACCACATTAACCCTAATCAATCCGACAAACTCAACCATACCTGCCTATAAAACACATCCACAACAACTAACATTAGCAACATTTATTACCTAAACATGTatgcatgcatgcatgcatgTCTACTGATTATTTACCATAGAATTGCTCTTCTTGGGGCATTTGTGATCAGATTCTCTTCTTCCCCAGCTATTCCTAAATGCTTGACCAATACGGTTTTTTGCAGACCGGTGGCTAGCACTAGCAGAACATAAAGACGGTAGTGAATTATTTATTATGGTAGGCTGCTCATAAGTGCACAAAGCACCATCTTGTGGATCCATAAACTGGTGCAGCTCATATTTCTTCCTGTAGATTCAAGATACAAACAGTGAGATGAATGTGCATACATGACGTTATAACAATTCCAAGTAAAATATGTCACCTGATGAAATCACTGCGTTCCTCATTATTAGAATCTGCTTTTGGTTTCTTTAACTGGTCCATGTTGCAAGCTTCGAATCTCTGGTTCACTGCATTGTTTCCACCGTACCCTACAAGCATATCAACTTGCTCATCTGTCCACTCATCTAGATTAATTGAAAAAACCTGTGATTAACGGCCAAATTAATTAAAAGGCTATAAACATAAAAAGCAGAGAGAAGCCAGATTGTGATGAGGAAGAGTACCTTTGATAT
This region of Brassica napus cultivar Da-Ae chromosome C5, Da-Ae, whole genome shotgun sequence genomic DNA includes:
- the LOC106402108 gene encoding probable ADP-ribosylation factor GTPase-activating protein AGD11 isoform X3 gives rise to the protein MGIFKSWCIYLHKVFWCTQKSWSSYIKDEWTDEQVDMLVGYGGNNAVNQRFEACNMDQLKKPKADSNNEERSDFIRKKYELHQFMDPQDGALCTYEQPTIINNSLPSLCSASASHRSAKNRIGQAFRNSWGRRESDHKCPKKSNSMAGMVEFVGLIRVNVVKGTNLAVRDVMTSDPYVILSLGQQSVKTRVIKNNLNPVWNETLMLSIPEQMPPLKVLVYDKDTFTTDDFMGEAEIDIQPLVSAAKAYETSSIKEPMQLGSWVASKENTLVSDGIISQEEGKVKQDISLRLQKVERGVLEIQLECLPLTQ
- the LOC106402108 gene encoding probable ADP-ribosylation factor GTPase-activating protein AGD11 isoform X1, which codes for MSQFFSEHLSCSRCLGSSLEMSLGQANVNPLEVSSGSHACLYDLLCSETPRGTLQKDFQTSTSDPRDRLEKLLKQPGNKYCADCGSPEPKWVSLSLGVFICIKCSGVHRSLGVHISKVFSINLDEWTDEQVDMLVGYGGNNAVNQRFEACNMDQLKKPKADSNNEERSDFIRKKYELHQFMDPQDGALCTYEQPTIINNSLPSLCSASASHRSAKNRIGQAFRNSWGRRESDHKCPKKSNSMAGMVEFVGLIRVNVVKGTNLAVRDVMTSDPYVILSLGQQSVKTRVIKNNLNPVWNETLMLSIPEQMPPLKVLVYDKDTFTTDDFMGEAEIDIQPLVSAAKAYETSSIKEPMQLGSWVASKENTLVSDGIISQEEGKVKQDISLRLQKVERGVLEIQLECLPLTQ
- the LOC106402108 gene encoding probable ADP-ribosylation factor GTPase-activating protein AGD11 isoform X2, giving the protein MSLGQANVNPLEVSSGSHACLYDLLCSETPRGTLQKDFQTSTSDPRDRLEKLLKQPGNKYCADCGSPEPKWVSLSLGVFICIKCSGVHRSLGVHISKVFSINLDEWTDEQVDMLVGYGGNNAVNQRFEACNMDQLKKPKADSNNEERSDFIRKKYELHQFMDPQDGALCTYEQPTIINNSLPSLCSASASHRSAKNRIGQAFRNSWGRRESDHKCPKKSNSMAGMVEFVGLIRVNVVKGTNLAVRDVMTSDPYVILSLGQQSVKTRVIKNNLNPVWNETLMLSIPEQMPPLKVLVYDKDTFTTDDFMGEAEIDIQPLVSAAKAYETSSIKEPMQLGSWVASKENTLVSDGIISQEEGKVKQDISLRLQKVERGVLEIQLECLPLTQ